ACTCGTCGACATGTTCTTCACCTCCCAAGCTCAGATTCAAGGCCCACGAAGCTTtgttggaaagaagaaatttGGAAGAGGGAGCCTCAGGATCCTGCTTCTTCGCTTCGCTAAGCGCCTTCGCGTCTGCGAAGATAGAGTCGTACGGCTTTACAATAACATCGTCTCCAAGGTGTGCCTTCACCTCAGGTGTCaacttctcatcctcgatATAAAGTTCAACGGTTGTCGGAGTGACGGTGCAGTAGGAGAAAAAGACCGGGTTATAGGGGATACTAGAAATCATCCAGTGTCAGGCTGAGAGCATTGTCGCAATAGAGGTGCGAACTTACTCGTTTCCTCGCAGGTTAAGAAGCCAGGCGATCTCATCAAGCATGGCTACAAGTGTTGTTAGAACGCACTTCTCTTAAAGATCGGGTTCAACGTACAGATAACAAAGCCAGCTGCTTTTTTGCTCTCCAATTCCTTCCGTAGATCGCTCACCTTCTCCTGAAAGCTCTTTCCTGCATACTTTTCAGGATGAGCCCTGACCTTCTCTCGTGGAGGTGCGGGCCGATCGCTACCCCAGACCAAATCAACAAGATTTTGTGACACGCCCACCAATGAAGCACCGCTTTTCTGAAGCGCCTCGGAGAGGCTGCGAGCAGCCGCTGTAGCTAGTTAGCAAGTTTTCTTAGACATAATTAGAGTTTTGAGTCCTCACAAGCTGTGATCAAGGCCGGGTCAACCCCGACTACTTTACCACCCTCGGCTTGCTGGGCTATCCTACAAAGGCATTCAGTTCCTGACGTACTGAGAAACGGATAGCACGTAATCCATACCACTCTTGTGAAGTCGGGACACCCTCAACACCTCGCTTGAGAAGGGTCCAGTTGTTATCCAGCTGCTTCGCCGCTTGGTTGAAGTACCGGCCATCGGTAGATAGAGCTGCCTCACTTAGGGAAATGATGGCGGTtccagcagaaccagaaaacCCGGAAATAAACTCTATATATCAAGAAGTAAGCCTATGGCGCTCGAGAGTGATTGCAGGCGTTGTCGCGTATTTCGAAGGTAGGAATGGGCGCAAGGTTACCTCGACGACCATCACAGGGCGCAATGTATTCCGACTGGTGACTATCTTCTGAGGGAACGACTGCAATAAAAGTCAGAGTCAAGCTTGATTCCAAACTGGTACAAGGGCTATGGGATGCCATACTATATACATCGACTTTGTGCTCTTGCATCAACTGCCGCAAGCTGGACAGGCGTTTGGAAGTATCCACGGCTCCCATGTCGACGGTGTATCTCGGGGTAGATACAGAGAAGAACCTCGGACCAAAGCGCGGCAGGCTTTGAGTTGGCCGGAAAGCTAGAATCCAGGAAAGCCGAGCTGGGGGACGGGAAAAGAGCATCGACTGACGCAATTAGAAAACGGATCGAGCACGTGTCCTAGGTAGAATACCTCGATGGCAAGACGAGTAAGTGCACTTCAACAGAATTGACGATGCGCTGACAACAAGAGCACAATGGAGAATGGGTGATTGTGGGGTTATCCGTGTGTtatacaaaaaaaaaaaaaacgctGGCCTCGGAAGACTGGAGCTCGAGGTTTGAAGCAGCAAGCAACCGGACCTTGATAAGACGGGATTGGAGTTGACAGCAATGTTGGTGTGGAGTCAGCGTAATTTAGAGTGAGCTCTTACCGGAACTTTACATAAATTACCAGATGATAGCAGGCCTTGACAATCCTCTTGAGTAACTCTCTGGGCTGGTACTGGTGGAAGCCAAAAGCTTGTTTGATAAAAAAGATGTGTAACTCATAATTATCAGCAGTTATATGAGGTACAGCCAAATTCCCCGTAACTAAGTGATATTTCACGGTTTTTCTCCCCCCCAGGAATTCGTTTCCCCCTCCTTGTTATCAGCACGTGATTGACCCTTTTTCTTATCGGTCCATCTATACCACTGCGGCATCGTCAAGTCTCCAGCCTTTTTGTCCACTTCCCCAGGTGCTTCGGCCGTCTCCATGGACCCCTCAGGCCAGGCCGTAGATGCCCAGATCCTCATCAATGAGGCAAGGACGGTAAGCTGAAACGACCTGCTACTAGTCGGATTATAAGCTGACTAGCAATTTCCAGCTTGTTTCTCAACTTTATGATCCAGCAAACACGGGTAACCCCGCCAAGATCAAGATTATTCAGGAGCATCTCCAGAATCTTCAAAAAGGACCGCAAGCTTGGATTATCGCAAATACCCTCCTCACGGATGATAATACAGACTTGAGATTCTTTGGCGCGCTAaccttcaccgtcaaggTCAACCATGACTGGTCTGTTTTTGCCTTACTGCAATTGTACTGGAGATCTTACTCACTTTTTTGCAGGTACAGGCTGGCTGAGAACGATTCGCGTGAGCTTATCGGCCGGCTTATTGATCACTATGTAGTCTTGGTCAATGGGGGAGAGCGCGTCGTTATACGAAAATTGGCCTCTACCCTGGCAACGATCTTCTTGAAGACAGATGCGCCCTGGACCCGCGCAATTTTAAGCCTAGGTGCATCTTTAGCAAATGGGAAGAAAGTCCACGAGGAAGACTGTGGCTCACTTAACTTACAAAATAATATCCTTCCGGCGCTGTCCGAGAGCCATATT
This is a stretch of genomic DNA from Aspergillus puulaauensis MK2 DNA, chromosome 8, nearly complete sequence. It encodes these proteins:
- the ampp gene encoding aminopeptidase P (COG:E;~EggNog:ENOG410PFDG;~InterPro:IPR000994,IPR033740,IPR000587,IPR029149, IPR032416,IPR001131,IPR036005;~MEROPS:MER0016544;~PFAM:PF16188,PF16189,PF01321,PF00557;~go_function: GO:0016787 - hydrolase activity [Evidence IEA];~go_function: GO:0070006 - metalloaminopeptidase activity [Evidence IEA]); this encodes MLFSRPPARLSWILAFRPTQSLPRFGPRFFSVSTPRYTVDMGAVDTSKRLSSLRQLMQEHKVDVYIVPSEDSHQSEYIAPCDGRREFISGFSGSAGTAIISLSEAALSTDGRYFNQAAKQLDNNWTLLKRGVEGVPTSQEWIAQQAEGGKVVGVDPALITASAARSLSEALQKSGASLVGVSQNLVDLVWGSDRPAPPREKVRAHPEKYAGKSFQEKVSDLRKELESKKAAGFVISMLDEIAWLLNLRGNDIPYNPVFFSYCTVTPTTVELYIEDEKLTPEVKAHLGDDVIVKPYDSIFADAKALSEAKKQDPEAPSSKFLLSNKASWALNLSLGGEEHVDESRSPIGDAKAVKNDVELAGMRACHVRDGAALVEYFAWLENELTNKKTTLDEVDAADRLEQIRSKHELFAGLSFDTISSTGPNGAVIHYKPEKGSCSVIDPNAIYLCDSGAQYLDGTTDVTRTYHFGQPTELEKKAFTLVLKGCIGLDSAVFPKGTSGFALDVLARQYLWKEGLDFLHGTGHGIGSYLNVHEGPVGIGTRVQYTEVPLAPGNVISDEPGFYEDGKFGIRIENVIMVREVQTTHKFGERPWLGFEHVTMCPIGLNLIEPSLLSDSEIKWLNDYHAEVWEKTHKFFENDEITRNWLQRETQPISK